From the genome of Candidatus Buchananbacteria bacterium, one region includes:
- a CDS encoding prepilin-type N-terminal cleavage/methylation domain-containing protein gives MDRKIPTKRSGLTLIELTVAITIALLILLIVSSTFILNQRVFRKSNLKSELVQNARITLDLMSREIRQAKELVTILPTDDSDPLTVPHEIQFEDGHTTSQIQYIRYFLDSDDLKKQIIVYYFDTDPSTYVYWDDVDAFGAPDQSVLEEKIIGENFSSMNFFGGDNITIELFLEKQTEAIEIDTVINPRNI, from the coding sequence ATGGACAGAAAAATTCCAACTAAAAGAAGTGGTTTAACCCTAATTGAGTTAACGGTGGCAATTACCATTGCCCTGCTCATTCTTTTAATTGTCAGTTCAACATTTATTTTAAATCAAAGGGTTTTTAGAAAAAGTAACCTCAAATCTGAATTAGTTCAAAACGCCAGAATTACTCTGGATTTAATGTCACGCGAAATCAGACAAGCTAAAGAACTAGTCACCATATTGCCGACTGATGATTCCGACCCCCTGACCGTTCCTCACGAAATTCAATTTGAAGACGGTCACACCACCTCCCAAATTCAATATATTAGATATTTTTTGGACAGTGATGATTTAAAAAAACAAATTATCGTTTACTATTTTGATACCGACCCCTCAACCTATGTTTATTGGGATGATGTTGACGCCTTTGGCGCTCCCGACCAATCAGTGCTTGAAGAAAAAATTATTGGCGAAAACTTTTCCAGCATGAATTTTTTTGGCGGCGATAATATAACCATTGAACTATTTTTAGAAAAACAAACGGAAGCGATAGAAATTGATACTGTTATTAACCCGAGAAATATATGA
- a CDS encoding type II transport protein: protein MKKGFTLIEFSITIVVVSLITLVTIPVFINYQKNTKLRSEARVLATNLRLTQQLAITEQVLYDLTLYPTSNEYKIINSETNEVIKTVDIAAEVTINQINNLTANTVTFNPTGGAAQTGNIVLINTKNETSTVEIKPSGYVEIIEQ, encoded by the coding sequence ATGAAAAAAGGTTTCACGTTAATTGAATTCAGTATTACCATTGTCGTCGTCAGTCTTATAACTTTGGTGACTATTCCCGTATTTATCAACTACCAAAAAAATACCAAACTCAGAAGCGAGGCGCGAGTATTGGCAACAAACCTGCGACTTACTCAGCAGCTGGCAATTACTGAACAAGTGCTATACGATTTAACCTTATACCCAACCAGTAACGAGTATAAAATAATCAATTCGGAAACTAACGAGGTTATTAAGACGGTTGACATAGCTGCCGAAGTAACCATCAACCAAATCAATAACTTAACCGCTAACACGGTAACTTTTAACCCAACCGGCGGTGCGGCTCAAACCGGCAACATTGTCCTAATCAATACTAAAAACGAAACTTCAACCGTTGAGATAAAACCATCTGGCTATGTCGAAATTATTGAACAGTAA
- a CDS encoding type II secretion system F family protein encodes MFEKILGRFGRPRKLKLALKIFFVQQLGVMVKSGISLAVALKTLAEQTSSKSFRKILADIQQGVEKGNLLSKGLEQYQYVFGDLFINMIKAGEASGKLEDVLNQLFIQMKKDNEIISKVKGAMIYPMIVIAMMVAIGVLVLVYVIPTMSGIFLELNVTLPLPTRILIASSQFAVTYGIFIAIAAVVGIIALNRIIKTKEGKLKFHQLLLKMPVAGTIIKKINLARFCRTLSSLLKTDIPIVQSFEITARILGNALFKNALSDAKEKIKKGVNIKDSLTPYMNLFPPVVLQMIAVGEETGSLDEILEESASFYEEDVRQTMENLPSIIEPLLMVLLGIGVGGMAVAIIMPMYSLSQAI; translated from the coding sequence ATGTTTGAAAAAATTCTTGGCCGCTTTGGCCGACCCAGAAAACTGAAGCTGGCGCTCAAAATATTTTTTGTTCAGCAGCTTGGTGTTATGGTTAAATCCGGCATTTCACTGGCAGTAGCCCTCAAGACACTGGCCGAACAGACCAGCTCAAAATCATTTCGAAAAATACTTGCCGATATTCAGCAAGGAGTTGAAAAAGGCAATCTGCTTTCCAAGGGTCTTGAACAGTACCAATATGTTTTTGGCGACCTGTTCATTAATATGATTAAAGCCGGCGAGGCGTCCGGCAAACTGGAAGATGTATTAAACCAGCTCTTTATTCAAATGAAAAAAGACAACGAGATCATTTCTAAAGTTAAGGGGGCAATGATTTATCCAATGATTGTTATTGCGATGATGGTGGCAATCGGCGTTTTGGTTTTAGTGTATGTGATTCCGACAATGTCGGGCATCTTTTTGGAATTGAATGTTACCCTGCCACTGCCAACCAGAATCCTGATTGCCAGCAGTCAATTTGCCGTAACCTACGGAATTTTTATTGCCATCGCTGCCGTAGTCGGCATCATTGCACTTAATCGAATTATAAAAACTAAAGAAGGAAAGTTGAAATTTCACCAGTTATTGCTCAAGATGCCCGTCGCCGGCACCATCATTAAAAAAATTAACCTAGCGCGCTTTTGTCGAACACTAAGCTCTCTGCTTAAAACTGACATCCCGATTGTTCAATCCTTTGAAATTACTGCCCGAATCCTCGGGAACGCTCTATTTAAAAATGCTTTATCAGACGCTAAAGAAAAAATAAAAAAAGGAGTTAATATCAAAGATTCTCTAACACCATACATGAACTTATTTCCTCCCGTAGTCTTACAGATGATTGCAGTTGGAGAAGAAACCGGATCACTTGATGAAATCTTAGAAGAATCAGCCTCTTTCTACGAAGAAGATGTGCGCCAAACGATGGAAAATTTGCCATCAATTATTGAGCCGCTATTGATGGTGCTTCTGGGTATCGGCGTTGGTGGTATGGCTGTAGCCATCATTATGCCAATGTACTCTTTAAGTCAGGCAATCTAA
- the tadA gene encoding Flp pilus assembly complex ATPase component TadA, with protein sequence MIDDGKLEKILLETKTIGKKELDLYLEEAKKRNQSLEEYILSQKAFNEDQLYQIVAQYFNLPFINLKNETIRKDILFLIPEPIASTHKIAAFDRNEHELKIAALNPEDLQIFEFLSKKTDAEIKIHITTPSGINEALKNYHKGLKAEFQELTKDNDNGDENGDTKLKELAHDLPVIRIVDTLLEYAIFENASDIHIEPTEKEVMVRYRVDGILRNVMTLPKSVHAGIIARIKILSNLKLDEHRLPQDSRFKVQTNEYKVSFRVSIIPTYDGEKIVLRALNENTGVITLEQLGFQKKSFEAIKRNIEKPHGLILVTGPTGSGKTTTLYAILNILNRPEVNITTIEDPIEYRMPGLNQSQVNPKIGYTFASGLRSFLRQDPNIIMVGEIRDDETAEIAIHAALTGHLVLSTLHTNDAPTSLPRLSEMGVAAFLVASTTNVIIAQRLVRKICQDCIESYNLSKEELSKLEKQINLDSVLATLEKENLLTKKQSRESLLFYRGKGCKKCDKTGYKGRVGLYEVLEVNSEISNLITRGGTANEIEEAAKKNGMMSILEDGFIKAKTGITTIEEVLRVTKD encoded by the coding sequence ATGATTGATGACGGCAAATTAGAAAAAATTCTTTTAGAGACAAAAACTATTGGCAAAAAAGAGCTTGATCTCTATCTTGAAGAAGCAAAAAAAAGAAATCAAAGCCTGGAAGAATACATCCTGTCTCAAAAAGCGTTTAACGAGGACCAGCTCTACCAAATTGTTGCCCAATATTTCAATTTGCCTTTTATTAACCTGAAAAACGAGACTATCCGCAAAGATATTCTTTTTTTAATACCAGAACCAATCGCTTCGACCCATAAAATCGCTGCTTTTGACCGCAATGAGCATGAACTTAAAATCGCTGCCCTAAATCCGGAAGATCTCCAGATTTTTGAATTTCTAAGCAAAAAAACCGATGCTGAGATAAAAATTCATATCACTACGCCATCAGGTATCAATGAAGCCCTTAAAAACTATCACAAAGGCCTGAAAGCCGAATTCCAGGAATTGACCAAAGACAATGATAATGGCGACGAAAATGGCGATACTAAACTCAAGGAACTGGCGCACGATCTGCCGGTTATCAGAATTGTTGACACCCTCTTAGAATACGCCATTTTTGAAAATGCTTCCGATATTCACATTGAGCCGACAGAAAAAGAAGTAATGGTGCGCTACCGCGTTGATGGTATTCTACGAAATGTTATGACGCTACCAAAATCAGTTCACGCCGGCATTATCGCTCGTATCAAAATCTTATCAAACCTCAAACTCGACGAACATCGCCTGCCCCAAGACAGCCGCTTTAAAGTCCAAACAAACGAATATAAGGTATCATTTCGTGTTTCCATTATCCCGACTTATGACGGCGAAAAAATCGTTCTGCGTGCCTTGAATGAAAACACCGGCGTTATTACTTTGGAACAATTAGGGTTTCAAAAAAAATCATTTGAAGCGATTAAACGAAATATTGAAAAACCCCACGGTTTAATCCTGGTTACCGGACCAACCGGCTCGGGTAAAACCACAACCCTGTATGCGATTTTAAACATCTTAAACCGGCCGGAAGTAAATATTACTACCATTGAAGATCCGATTGAATACCGCATGCCCGGACTTAACCAAAGCCAGGTTAACCCAAAAATCGGCTACACTTTTGCCAGCGGTCTGCGATCATTCTTACGGCAAGACCCAAATATTATCATGGTCGGAGAAATCCGCGACGACGAAACTGCCGAAATTGCAATTCATGCTGCGCTCACCGGCCACTTGGTGTTGTCCACTCTGCACACCAACGATGCACCAACTTCCCTGCCCCGCTTAAGTGAAATGGGAGTCGCCGCCTTTTTAGTTGCGTCCACTACTAATGTCATCATCGCCCAGCGATTGGTGCGAAAAATTTGTCAGGACTGTATTGAAAGCTACAACCTCAGCAAAGAAGAGCTGTCCAAACTTGAAAAACAAATTAACCTTGATTCGGTCCTTGCAACCCTGGAAAAAGAAAACCTGCTTACCAAAAAACAAAGCCGCGAGTCCCTTTTATTCTATCGCGGCAAAGGCTGTAAAAAATGCGATAAAACCGGCTACAAAGGCCGGGTCGGGCTCTACGAAGTTTTAGAGGTCAACTCGGAAATATCCAACTTAATCACCAGGGGTGGTACCGCCAACGAAATTGAAGAAGCGGCAAAAAAGAATGGCATGATGAGTATTCTAGAAGACGGGTTTATTAAAGCCAAAACGGGCATCACCACCATTGAAGAAGTACTGCGCGTCACCAAAGATTAA
- the mraY gene encoding phospho-N-acetylmuramoyl-pentapeptide-transferase, translating to MANFYITKIFFLTTVSFILTLIWTPVLTHFLYSYRLGKGIRDEAAAPIFAKMHKKKAGTPTMGGILIWGTTLFLILFFSLAGKFFNGVFGQLNFLSRAETLLPLGALVASAVVGMIDDLFDIWRMGKDGGGLRMRHRFIIYGLIAAIGAWWFYFKLEWTTLYIPFMGYFDIGWWYIPFFIFVIIATAHSVNLTDGLDGLAGGVLLVAFGAYGAISFAQGRYDLATFCGVIIGALLAFLWFNINPARFFMGDTGSMSLGVTLGIIAMLTNAALLLPIIGFIFVLETTSVLIQMVSKKFFGRKIFISSPLHHHLEAKGWPEPKIVMRFWVIAGVTAIIGLILFLSDKS from the coding sequence GTGGCAAATTTCTATATTACTAAAATTTTCTTTTTGACTACCGTATCGTTTATTTTGACTTTGATTTGGACTCCGGTTTTAACCCATTTTTTGTATAGCTACCGGCTTGGTAAAGGTATTCGCGATGAAGCCGCCGCCCCAATTTTTGCAAAAATGCATAAAAAAAAGGCCGGCACCCCAACGATGGGCGGGATTTTAATCTGGGGCACGACATTGTTTTTGATTTTATTCTTCTCGTTGGCGGGAAAATTTTTTAACGGCGTTTTTGGTCAGCTTAATTTTTTATCGCGGGCAGAAACTCTGTTGCCGCTTGGGGCGTTGGTAGCCTCAGCGGTAGTGGGAATGATTGACGATTTGTTTGATATTTGGCGAATGGGAAAAGATGGCGGCGGATTGCGAATGCGCCATCGGTTTATTATTTACGGCTTAATTGCGGCGATTGGCGCCTGGTGGTTTTATTTTAAACTGGAATGGACAACGTTATACATTCCGTTCATGGGATATTTCGACATCGGCTGGTGGTACATCCCGTTTTTTATTTTTGTCATTATCGCAACAGCTCACTCGGTAAATCTAACAGATGGGCTCGATGGTCTGGCAGGCGGAGTTTTGTTGGTAGCGTTTGGGGCGTACGGCGCCATATCGTTTGCCCAGGGTCGTTATGATTTGGCAACTTTTTGTGGCGTAATTATTGGTGCTCTCTTAGCGTTTTTGTGGTTCAATATCAATCCGGCTCGATTTTTTATGGGCGATACTGGTTCAATGTCGCTTGGTGTTACGCTTGGTATTATCGCCATGCTGACTAATGCGGCATTATTGTTGCCGATCATCGGTTTTATTTTTGTTCTTGAAACTACATCAGTGTTGATTCAAATGGTATCAAAGAAATTTTTTGGCCGTAAGATTTTTATTTCCTCGCCGCTGCATCATCATCTTGAAGCCAAAGGTTGGCCGGAACCAAAAATCGTTATGCGGTTTTGGGTAATCGCTGGTGTCACTGCAATTATCGGACTGATTTTATTTTTAAGCGACAAAAGTTAA
- the murD gene encoding UDP-N-acetylmuramoyl-L-alanine--D-glutamate ligase, with translation MPSAFKDKKITVMGLGLHGGGAAVVKWLANQGACLTVTDLKNKRQLQPSLDALKGLKINYVLGRHRELDFVGADLIIQNPGVPRESRYLKIARKKGILIENDASLFFKHCPAPIIAVTGTRGKSTTTSLIYELLKQTSKKVWLAGLPQKPMLEILDRVHPSDIVVLELSSWQLEILGSFKLSPHVSVVTNIYPDHLNRYGSMAAYIAAKKNIFLWQTSRDSTVLNFDNAETKKLGREVSARRFWFSKKVFKEENGVFVVGQKIYLRRFGKQTFLADVSDVNLVGEHNLENVLAALAVVTMFGVTNRGIKTVLKKFQNLPGRLQMVFRKGGVEYINDTTATTPDGTIAALRALRSKNLVGKRIVLIAGGAGKNIPTIKYRQLAKEIKNSCRAVVLFAGEGGEKIGRTLRAEKFQPVAYDVCTMSEAIGLANSFAKPGDTVALSPASASFGMFINEFDRGDQFVALVKKL, from the coding sequence ATGCCCAGTGCCTTCAAAGATAAAAAAATAACAGTCATGGGTTTGGGGCTTCACGGCGGTGGAGCCGCTGTTGTCAAATGGCTGGCAAATCAGGGCGCTTGTTTGACGGTAACCGACCTAAAAAATAAAAGACAGCTGCAGCCGTCGTTGGATGCCTTGAAGGGGTTAAAGATTAATTATGTTTTGGGTCGCCATCGTGAGCTAGACTTTGTCGGAGCGGATTTGATTATTCAAAACCCGGGAGTGCCGCGCGAATCAAGATATTTAAAAATTGCCAGGAAAAAGGGAATTTTGATTGAAAATGATGCCAGTCTTTTTTTTAAACATTGCCCTGCGCCGATTATTGCGGTGACCGGGACGAGAGGTAAATCAACTACGACGAGCTTGATTTATGAGTTGTTAAAGCAGACATCAAAAAAGGTTTGGCTGGCCGGGTTGCCTCAAAAACCAATGCTTGAAATTTTAGATCGGGTTCATCCCAGTGACATAGTGGTGCTTGAGCTATCTTCTTGGCAATTAGAAATTCTTGGTAGTTTTAAACTCTCGCCGCACGTTAGTGTTGTTACCAATATTTATCCCGATCATTTGAACCGCTACGGTTCTATGGCGGCGTATATTGCTGCTAAAAAAAATATTTTTCTTTGGCAAACCAGTAGAGATAGCACTGTTTTAAATTTTGATAACGCTGAAACAAAAAAACTTGGTCGGGAAGTTTCCGCCAGGCGATTCTGGTTTTCAAAAAAAGTTTTTAAAGAAGAAAATGGCGTTTTTGTTGTCGGACAAAAAATTTACCTACGTCGATTCGGCAAGCAGACTTTTTTGGCGGACGTTTCAGATGTCAATTTGGTCGGCGAGCATAACTTAGAAAATGTTTTGGCAGCGTTGGCGGTAGTAACGATGTTTGGGGTTACTAACCGGGGGATTAAAACGGTATTAAAAAAATTTCAAAATTTGCCGGGCCGATTGCAAATGGTTTTTCGTAAGGGGGGAGTAGAATATATTAACGACACAACTGCTACCACTCCGGACGGCACGATTGCTGCACTGAGGGCTTTGAGAAGTAAAAACTTGGTCGGCAAAAGAATTGTTTTGATTGCTGGCGGTGCTGGCAAAAATATTCCTACCATTAAATATCGCCAACTGGCAAAGGAAATTAAAAACAGTTGTCGGGCGGTTGTGCTATTTGCCGGCGAAGGTGGCGAAAAAATCGGCCGCACACTTCGGGCAGAAAAATTCCAGCCGGTGGCGTATGATGTTTGCACCATGAGTGAAGCAATTGGTTTAGCCAACAGCTTTGCCAAGCCGGGAGATACGGTAGCGTTGTCTCCGGCGTCGGCAAGTTTTGGCATGTTTATTAATGAGTTTGACCGCGGTGATCAGTTTGTGGCCCTGGTAAAAAAATTATGA